One region of Metallosphaera sedula DSM 5348 genomic DNA includes:
- a CDS encoding DUF3211 domain-containing protein encodes MKISIQISSKHEPNVILSLFSDPKFFFETLLQFKIMDFENQNTFFVYGELTSLFSLVDIEAKVTRYISNTGVIYVLNVAPGLVKLPPGKELDRSFKPTPPKGNGKITITRTASSINVEFDYEGEREKMIVNSLSKRFKSIRNLDDIIWKERVSRHL; translated from the coding sequence ATGAAAATATCGATTCAGATATCTAGCAAACATGAACCCAACGTAATACTATCTCTATTCTCTGACCCAAAGTTCTTCTTCGAGACTCTTCTACAGTTCAAGATTATGGACTTCGAGAATCAAAACACTTTCTTTGTTTATGGGGAACTAACGTCTCTCTTTTCACTCGTGGACATAGAGGCCAAAGTAACTAGATATATTTCAAATACAGGCGTTATATACGTTCTTAACGTGGCTCCAGGACTGGTCAAGTTGCCTCCTGGGAAGGAACTAGATAGGTCTTTCAAACCAACCCCGCCAAAGGGTAATGGCAAGATCACCATAACTAGAACAGCTTCCTCAATTAATGTCGAATTTGACTATGAAGGGGAAAGGGAAAAAATGATAGTAAACTCGTTAAGTAAAAGGTTCAAGTCTATAAGAAATCTCGATGATATCATTTGGAAGGAGAGGGTATCAAGACATCTATAA